Sequence from the [Clostridium] scindens genome:
CCCGTAATACAGGCTCTCTATTTTCTCGGACATATTCCGGATATTCAGTACCGCCGTTGCTACCGTAACGATATATAGAATAATAATGCTTATGAAAGCGACAGCTAATTTTCTGCCAACTTTCAAATTCCTGAATCTTTTTCTCATATGCCACCCCTTAATTTTCCGGCTGTCCGATTACGCTGCGTATCGTCGCTTCAAACTCATTTTTTTCAAAAGGTTTTACGATAAATCCCATTGCGCCCATTTCTAATGACTTGATGATCATGCTCTGCTGCCCGATTGCCGAACACATGATGACTTTGGCCTCGGGATCTGTCTTAAGTATCTCCTCCAAAGCCTCCAGCCCCGTCATTTCCGGCATCGTGATATCCATGAGTACCAGCCCCGGGCGATTTTTGATAAATAACTCTACCGCCTCGGCGCCATTTGCCGCCTCGACGATATCGGTCATCCCGCATTCAGCCAGATGCTTGCGGATTACTTTCCTCATAAACATTGCATCATCTGCAATCAATACTTGTGTCTGCATAATTACTCCCTTCCCCTATGCATTTGATAGATTTTTATATATAGCAGGATGTACTGTCTTAAGACTTGACTCTTCTGCCGAGAGCAGTTCTGAATGTCCGATAAGCAGATAGCCTCCAGGCTTGAGATGCCGCTCCAAGGATGATATCAGCTTCCGTCTGGAAGCCTTATCGAAATAAATCATCACGTTACGGCATAAGATTAGATCAAACTTCTTCTCCTGAGGAAATTCCTCCATCAGGTTATGCTTCATGAATGTAATGTTATATTTCAGCCTCTCGTCAATCCCAAAATGCTTTTCATCAACAATGTAGCAGTATTCCTGCTGCCACTCTTTCGGCAAACTGTCCCACTCCCGCATCGGATAGACAGCCTCCTGTGCCTGTCTCAGGACTTCGCCTGACAGATCTGTTGCCAGAATCCTTGTCGATGGCACACCCGGAAAACGCTTCCTATAGTCTGCAAGCGTCATCGCAAGCGTATAGCACTCTTCTCCTGTAGAGCATCCGGCGCACCAGATATTATAAGTTCCATAGTGCCTTCCATCATATGTCTCCGGCAGGATCTCATCCCTTAAAATGGAAAAATGGCTGGGTTCCCTCATGAAATATGTATAATTCGTCGTCAGGCGGTTGATCATCTCTCCCGCCATATCCCCGTCTTTGTCCATTTTAATCAATTCCAGGTACTTTCCATATGAATCAATTCCCCGCTTTTCGAGTTCCCTCGACAGTCTGCACTCGATCAGTACCTGCTTCTTGTCAAGATTAATTCCATAATTCTCGCGGATATATCTCACAATATCCTCGAATTCACTTTCTCTTAGCCTAATCACGTTTCTTTCCCCATACTCCTGGCTGTATCTCTTCCAGAAGTTCTTCACTTATCTCTTCAATGCCTGCATTGCTGGCGGCAATTCCATATAGCATGCCATCCTCTCTTCGCTTCCTTAATATAATGCCGCATTGCGAATCTTCTCGCTT
This genomic interval carries:
- a CDS encoding response regulator, which gives rise to MQTQVLIADDAMFMRKVIRKHLAECGMTDIVEAANGAEAVELFIKNRPGLVLMDITMPEMTGLEALEEILKTDPEAKVIMCSAIGQQSMIIKSLEMGAMGFIVKPFEKNEFEATIRSVIGQPEN
- a CDS encoding CheR family methyltransferase; translated protein: MIRLRESEFEDIVRYIRENYGINLDKKQVLIECRLSRELEKRGIDSYGKYLELIKMDKDGDMAGEMINRLTTNYTYFMREPSHFSILRDEILPETYDGRHYGTYNIWCAGCSTGEECYTLAMTLADYRKRFPGVPSTRILATDLSGEVLRQAQEAVYPMREWDSLPKEWQQEYCYIVDEKHFGIDERLKYNITFMKHNLMEEFPQEKKFDLILCRNVMIYFDKASRRKLISSLERHLKPGGYLLIGHSELLSAEESSLKTVHPAIYKNLSNA